GCACACTGATATTAGTACGCATCAATGCAGCTAATTGCACAGGCAAATTGCCCACACGAGTGGGTTGTACCCCATTACGATCAACTAAACAGGCGACTTCAACTGCACACCCTTGGGGTAAATTATCAATCAGATGCTGGTTCAAGACATTGCCATGAATGACGCGTGGCTGCCCTGTGACCATTGAATGAATGATTGAGCTACCAAACTCCACTGAACGTCTGACCTCATGTAAGCCATCTAACATATGGGTTGCATTAGTAATTTCACGTTTCATCACATGAATATTGGCTGCTTGTAGTTCGGCTAATAAGGTGGCGGATTGCTGTGAATTAGGCTGCTTAAGCTCTTTTTCAATATAAGGCCACGCATGTTCAAATACTTGACAGCGCCCTAAATATTCATCGAGTGGAATATTATATTTTTTGAGTAAATCCTCGCGCCCTTGCTTAATAAACCAAGGCACATATTCACTAAAATGCTCGCTCGATTCGGTAGCAAAGTAACCCAATTGATGCATCATTTCATAACGTACTCTATTCCAGTCAGGCATAGTGCCATTGTGGTAGATGTCTTTTAAGCGTGGATAGAGATCTTGACCTTCGTGCTCAAACTTGAGGAAAAATGCCATATGATTAATGCCAGCACATTCAAAGACAATTTCGTCCTCTGGAATACCTAGATCAGTGGCTAATTCATGACGAGTATGTTGCACGCTATGACAAAGACCAACGGTAGGAACCCGCTTGGCAGCTTTATTTAAGGCCCATGTAATCATCGCCATAGGATTGACGTAATTGAGATGAAGGGCATTAGGAGCACATAGCTCATCCATATCCTGCTGCATCGCTTGCATGACCGGAATAGTGCGCAAAGCCCGCATAATACCGCCAATACCTAAGGTATCGCCAATCGTTTGCTCTAAGCCATAGCGTTTAGGAATTTCAAAATCACGTATAGTCCCCGGACGATACCCGCCCACTTGAATGGTATTAATGACAAACTGTGCACCCTCTATAGCAGCGCGTCGATGGGTGGTTGCCGTGATGGTAGGTTGTGCCTGTACTGCTTCTGCCACACGCTTTGCCACCATAGTTGAGAGCTGCAAACGGTGCTCATCTATATCATGTAGGGCGATTTCAGCCTGAGCGAGTTCTGGAAATGATAAAATATCGCCCAATAAATTGCGGGTAAACACCGTACTACCCGCACCTATTAAAGTAATTTTCACAGTGGTCTAATCCTTTTGCTAATGATTAGCATAACTCGCCATCGTTTTTTAGAGAGTATTAGCGGCGCACAATAATGAGCTTGTGCGCCACTAATCATAATGATTAATCGCTCATTACTGACCTAGAGCATTGATTTTGGCATTAGCTTCTTTTAGCGCTGTTGCGGCATCCACTTTGCCAATAAAAATAGATTCTAATGAGGTTTTCATCAGGTCATCTACTTGTGAGCCATTATCAGCAATCGGGGCTAAGAAAGTTTTTTCCTTAGACATAGTAATGAAAGCGGAGGAGTCAATACCTCCGGCTTTGTGAGCTTCCATCGCTTTTTCAGCCATGCCTTTAATGGCTGGGAATACTACTCCTTTAGCCGCGACTGTAGCTTGACACTCAGCAGAGCCTAGGTATTTTACCCACTTCCATGCTTCTTCTTGCACTTTAGAGCCAACCCAAATGGAGTCCGCTAGACCATTAAACATGGTAGCCCTTTGACCATTCGGGCCTTTAGGTAAGGGAACCCATGCAGTAGGAAATTTAGCATTATCTTTAAAATAACTAATCATCCATGAGCCTTGAGGTACCATCGCTGCTTTGCCCCCTACAAACATAGCATCAGGACCTAATGATTTAGTTTGTTCATAAGGAGCAGATACCCCTTTATCCGGTAAACCCGCTAAATAACTAATAGTTTCAACCAGTTTAGGATCATCGTAATAATATTTATTGTCCCAAACCTTATCGTGAAACTTAAAGCCATTAGAAACCGCTAGATAGCTCCACTCGGTTTGACCCATCATGCCACCACCGCCCGGAGTCTGGAAACCATAGACTTTAACTTTGGATTTATCAAACTTGTCACTGCTAGCATTATTGCCAGCCTCATCTAAAGTGAGCTTACGAATGGTTTGCTCAAAAGAGCCACCATCTTTAGGATTCCACTCCATAGTTTGTAATTCTTCTAGGCTAACGCCTGCTTGTTTTGCAATGTCCATATTGACAATAAATGCAATTGTATCCCAGTCTTTGGGTAGACCATATTGCTTACCGTCTCGTCCCCATACTTCATACAGTCCAGCCTCATATTGATCACTGGCGACCTGATCACGAGCAATGAGCGGTGCTAGATCAACCAGTTGTTCACTTTTGGCAAATTCAGGGTATTTAGCTAAGTGATTAGTAAACACATCGGGTGCAGTGCCTGATACAAACCCTGTTGAAATCGCAGTCCAATAATCGTTCCATCCTGCCTGAGTGATTTTAATGCTAATGTCGGGATTTTTAGCTTGAAAATCAGTAGCGCACTGTTGATAAGCAGGTAATTGATTAGAGTCCCATAACATATATTTGACCTCAGCGGCCTGTACCCATTGGCAACTAGCTAATGCTAAGGTAGTAGTGATTAAGTATTTGAGTTTCATCAGTATCTCCTCCAGAGTAGAAATGCGGTGCAAACAAGTGTGTCAAAACATCAATAGCAATGAATTTACTTACTCCCACTAAATTGAATCGATTCCACGACATTGCGGCCAAAGACAACGAGCAGACCAATAGTGGGTAAAACAGAAATAGCGGTAGCAGCCATTAAACCCGTCCAATCAGGTTGCCCCTGAGGGGTTTGGGATTTAAAGCCTTGTAAGGCAACAGTGAGTACTTGGTGGGATTCATCTTTGGCGACTAAATAAGGCCATAAAAACTCATTCCACATATTAATCCCAATCAAAGTAGCAATGGTGATGAGCGGAGTAATGCTCAGAGGTATAGCGATACGATAGAAAATATAGAAATGGGATGCGCCCTCAATATAAGCGGCTTCCTCTAGTTCTTTGGGCAGAGCTAGAAAAAATTGGCGCAAAAAGAACACTGAAAACCCCTGCATAAGACAAAAGGGTGCGACCATGCCCATCGTAGTATTGAGCCATCCTAGGTCACGAATCAGAATAAAATTGGGAATAAAAGTAACAACCCCCGGAATCATCATTGAGGCTACAAATAAACCAAAAATAAGCGTATTCCCCGGAAATCTTAAACGTGCAAACGCATAAGCGGCTGCGGCTGCGCTCATAGTTTGCATCACGACAATAATGCCAGTGAAAATAACGGAGTTAAGCATCGCTAGAGAAAAGTTAACTTTAGCGCCAGAGCCACCCGCTTTTAAGCTTTCTTCGGTGCTTAATAGCCCTAATACGCGTTCAAA
The genomic region above belongs to Thiofilum sp. and contains:
- a CDS encoding alpha-glucosidase/alpha-galactosidase → MKITLIGAGSTVFTRNLLGDILSFPELAQAEIALHDIDEHRLQLSTMVAKRVAEAVQAQPTITATTHRRAAIEGAQFVINTIQVGGYRPGTIRDFEIPKRYGLEQTIGDTLGIGGIMRALRTIPVMQAMQQDMDELCAPNALHLNYVNPMAMITWALNKAAKRVPTVGLCHSVQHTRHELATDLGIPEDEIVFECAGINHMAFFLKFEHEGQDLYPRLKDIYHNGTMPDWNRVRYEMMHQLGYFATESSEHFSEYVPWFIKQGREDLLKKYNIPLDEYLGRCQVFEHAWPYIEKELKQPNSQQSATLLAELQAANIHVMKREITNATHMLDGLHEVRRSVEFGSSIIHSMVTGQPRVIHGNVLNQHLIDNLPQGCAVEVACLVDRNGVQPTRVGNLPVQLAALMRTNISVQELVVEALATENREHVYHAAMLDPHTAAVLDLQQIRAMVDELLLAHRDYLPPFLQ
- a CDS encoding sugar ABC transporter substrate-binding protein; protein product: MKLKYLITTTLALASCQWVQAAEVKYMLWDSNQLPAYQQCATDFQAKNPDISIKITQAGWNDYWTAISTGFVSGTAPDVFTNHLAKYPEFAKSEQLVDLAPLIARDQVASDQYEAGLYEVWGRDGKQYGLPKDWDTIAFIVNMDIAKQAGVSLEELQTMEWNPKDGGSFEQTIRKLTLDEAGNNASSDKFDKSKVKVYGFQTPGGGGMMGQTEWSYLAVSNGFKFHDKVWDNKYYYDDPKLVETISYLAGLPDKGVSAPYEQTKSLGPDAMFVGGKAAMVPQGSWMISYFKDNAKFPTAWVPLPKGPNGQRATMFNGLADSIWVGSKVQEEAWKWVKYLGSAECQATVAAKGVVFPAIKGMAEKAMEAHKAGGIDSSAFITMSKEKTFLAPIADNGSQVDDLMKTSLESIFIGKVDAATALKEANAKINALGQ
- a CDS encoding carbohydrate ABC transporter permease, coding for MSVFERLNWFRIICWLILAVILIVTVTPLWVMLKTALMPSSEVFHHSTAWWPTNPTLINFERVLGLLSTEESLKAGGSGAKVNFSLAMLNSVIFTGIIVVMQTMSAAAAAYAFARLRFPGNTLIFGLFVASMMIPGVVTFIPNFILIRDLGWLNTTMGMVAPFCLMQGFSVFFLRQFFLALPKELEEAAYIEGASHFYIFYRIAIPLSITPLITIATLIGINMWNEFLWPYLVAKDESHQVLTVALQGFKSQTPQGQPDWTGLMAATAISVLPTIGLLVVFGRNVVESIQFSGSK